The following proteins are encoded in a genomic region of Brachypodium distachyon strain Bd21 chromosome 1, Brachypodium_distachyon_v3.0, whole genome shotgun sequence:
- the LOC100827745 gene encoding E3 ubiquitin-protein ligase SHPRH isoform X3 has protein sequence MVISPQRVTHNSILLPSMKLSSLQRLLEENLPDLLPHLRPYQLRAANWMVQREKGNTVSLPNEGDVHSAPYCVPIDFVGTKSRMFYNPFNGNVSLQPEPSPPYVSGGILADEMGLGKTVELLACIFAHRSTFSIDSSVTQSRKEIDQINRQKRDRVECICGAASENSSYKGIWIQCDICDAWQHADCVGYSPKKDVTFDDDDLSSNKEKGTMKSKNRMQKRGTYSIADTEENYICPVCLELAEAAHTTIFSHATLIVCPSPILAQWHSEITRHTRPGSLNVCIYGGARNLDTGSNQKSDMTEISTADVVLTTYDVLREDLSHDSDRHDGDRHFLRFQKRYPVIPTVLTRVHWWRLCLDEAQMVESSKTSVTEMAMRLNAQHRWCITGTPIQRRLDDLFGLLRFLKTSPFDTYRWWVDIIRDPYESGDMIAMDYTHKFFKKIMWRSSKIHVSQELQLPPQEECFSWLIFSSIEEYFYQKQHATCMDHAHEIIRRLRDGANRQQQTSDSNALSNVYLSNNDTAKLLVPLLKLRQACCHPQVGSSGLCSLQRTPLSMDEILQVLIGKAKVEGEEELRKIVVALNGLAGIAIIEQKNQEAISLYKEALDLAHRNFDDFRIDPLLNLHINHNLAEMLTTSSEYLQECPRKKQPSSVCNKRKRKEADPADSDLSGIKRHKVSENGCSVLTADGPETSEDNNLTGQASTSVELDADNDSGCHSSSECFADGCLRKTCNTLKEKYLSAFATKLLIAQKDFNASLEEVTALNKELQNQGMNWWLHALDCIERNKDSSDELFRKIDNFSTKSPTALGTTGRVQTIAGLKYTVQAGIDSLQGSRQQLMVRLLEIDKTMDNPWDEDIEGQRYCPNCYDGTGSLCIQCELDDLFQGYEARLFVVKKSNNGSVIASVDEAQDLQRRKYELNHFFRNKKTNEGPEVGSDNNNPRSARQNIQVYRHPSQTETTLRAIRTHSKAVLGKQSLEIAKKHMLLFEAMRKEFSLARSLSIAQTQLLRAHDEIKMSISRMQLKENDDEPSAVNIVTREELIPYNVQFTSDKFLALSSLARIRGQLRYLKGLMLPKSGNTVAIATSFPATGQTFSGISNEPCPVCQEKILDKKMVFQCGHFMCCKCCLYLTERAAGKRQKWIMCPTCRQCTYLENVAFVVEKQSENADKQAEDLAESAVSVQGSYGTKIEAVTRRILRITSTDGAAKILVFSSWNDVLDVLEHSLCANNISYARMKGGRKSQAALCQFKGQATSINGDKVKKADSRMQPVQVLLMLIQHGANGLNLLEAQHVILLEPVLNPSAEAQAISRIHRVGQDKNTFIHRFVVKETIEDSIYKMNRGRAVCSTINRKSKNFKDELALTLKDVESLFPVAGPDQPPDQEDKNHGDSLRSLPPSVAAGLAAEMRAINGAT, from the exons ATGGTGATTTCGCCCCAAAGAGTGACTCACAATTCGATCTTGCTGCCTTCTATGAAGCTGTCAAGCCTTCAAC GGCTGTTGGAAGAGAACCTTCCTGATTTACTTCCTCATCTCCGACCATACCAACTTCGTGCAGCAAATTGGATGGTTCAACGCGAAAAGGGAAATACTGTTTCATTACCCAATGAAGGAGATGTTCATTCGGCACCCTATTGTGTTCCAATAGATTTTGTTGGCACAAAGTCCAGGATGTTCTACAACCCTTTCAA TGGAAATGTTTCATTGCAACCAGAGCCTTCTCCACCGTATGTCTCTGGAGGCATTTTGGCTG ACGAAATGGGCTTGGGGAAAACTGTTGAGCTTTTGGCTTGCATTTTTGCCCATCGTAGCACATTTTCCATAGACTCTTCTGTCACTCAAAGCAGAAAAGAAATAGATCAGATAAATAGGCAGAAAAGGGACAGGGTTGAGTGCATTTGTGGTGCTGCAAGTGAAAATTCTTCATACAAGGGAATATGGATCCAATGTGACATTTGTGATGCTTGGCAGCATGCTGATTGTGTTGGTTACTCACCCAAGAAAGATGTAACATTTGACGATGATGATCTGTCATCAAACAAGGAAAAAGGCACCATGAAATCAAAAAATAGAATGCAAAAGAGAGGCACATATTCTATTGCAGATACAGAAGAAAACTACATATGTCCAGTGTGCTTGGAACTTGCTGAAGCAGCTCATACTACTATATTCAGTCATGCTACATTGATAGTATGTCCATCACCAATATTGGCACAGTGGCACTCTGAGATTACCCG ACACACAAGGCCAGGATCTCTGAATGTTTGCATTTATGGTGGTGCAAGGAACTTGGACACAGGTTCTAACCAAAAAAGTGATATGACTGAGATAAGCACTGCTGATGTTGTTTTGACTACTTATGATGTCCTCAGAGAAGATCTATCCCATGATTCTGATCGGCATGATGGTGATCGCCATTTCTTGAGATTTCAGAAGAG GTACCCTGTCATTCCAACTGTACTAACAAGGGTCCACTGGTGGCGGCTTTGTTTGGATGAAGCTCAGATGGTAGAGTCGAGCAAAACTTCTGTAACTGAGATGGCAATGAGGCTAAATGCGCAACACCGTTGGTGTATCACAGGAACTCCAATACAACGCAGGCTTGATGATCTTTTCGGCCTTCTACGCTTTCTCAAGACAAGTCCATTTGACACATATAGATGGTGGGTGGACATTATTAGAGACCCATACGAG AGCGGAGACATGATAGCTATGGATTATACacacaagttcttcaagaaaaTCATGTGGCGGTCCTCTAAAATTCATGTCTCGCAAGAATTACAGCTGCCTCCACAAGAAGAGTGTTTCTCATGGCTgatcttttcttcaattgAAGAATATTTCTATCAGAAGCAGCATGCAACTTGCATGGACCATGCGCACGAAATTATTAGACGTTTAAGAGATGGTGCCAACAGACAGCAACAAACATCAG ATTCAAATGCTTTATCAAATGTGTATCTCTCCAATAATGATACCGCCAAACTTCTAGTCCCGCTGCTTAAGCTTCGGCAGGCCTGTTGCCACCCGCAAGTGGGTAGTTCCGGTCTCTGCTCCCTGCAACGTACTCCTTTGTCAATGGATGAAATTTTACAG GTTCTTATTGGTAAAGCAAAAGTTGAAGGGGAGGAAGAACTTAGAAAAATTGTCGTTGCCCTGAATGGTCTTGCTGGAATAGCTATCATTGAACAAAAGAACCAAGAAGCTATCTCTTTGTACAAAGAAGCATTAGATTTGGCTCATCGAAATTTTGATGATTTCCGCATTGACCCGTTGTTGAATCTTCATATCAACCACAATCTTGCGGAGATGCTCACAACTAGTTCTGAGTATTTACAAGAATGCCCACGAAAAAAACAACCTTCTTCAGTCTGCAATaaacgaaaaagaaaagaagctgACCCTGCGGATTCAGATTTAAGTGGCATAAAGCGACATAAAGTATCTGAGAATGGCTGTTCAGTTTTGACAGCTGATGGTCCTGAAACCTCCGAGGACAACAATCTTACTGGACAAGCATCCACAAGTGTAGAGTTGGACGCAGATAATGATTCTGGATGCCACTCGTCATCTGAATGTTTCGCTGATGGTTGCTTGAGAAAGACTTGCAACAcactgaaagaaaaatatttgtcaGCTTTTGCTACAAAGCTACTAATAGCACAGAAGGATTTCAATGCATCACTTGAAGAG GTCACAGCTCTTAATAAAGAACTACAAAATCAAGGTATGAATTGGTGGCTACATGCTTTAGACTGCATTGAGAGGAACAAGGATTCATCCGATGAGCTCTTTAGGAAGATTGATAATTTTTCCACTAAGAGCCCCACTGCCTTGGGTACAACTGGAAG GGTTCAAACTATTGCTGGCTTGAAGTATACCGTTCAAGCTGGTATTGATTCCCTGCAAGGATCAAGGCAACAATTGATGGTTAGGCTTTTGGAAATTGACAAAACAATGGATAATCCATGGGACGAGGACATTGAGGGTCAGAGATATTGTCCGAACTGCTACGATGGTACCGGTTCTTTGTGCATACAGTGTGAATTAGATGACCTGTTTCAG GGGTATGAGGCACGGCTGTTTGTTGTTAAGAAATCAAACAATGGTTCTGTTATTGCTTCAGTAGATGAAGCGCAGGATTTGCAAAGGCGAAAATATGAGTTGAACCACTTCTTCCGCAACAAAAAAACTAATGAAGGACCTGAAGTTGGCAGTGACAATAACAATCCAAGATCAGCCCGGCAAAACATACAG GTCTACAGGCATCCTTCTCAAACTGAGACTACCCTAAGGGCTATTCGAACCCACTCAAAGGCAGTGTTGGGAAAGCAATCTTTGGAAATTGCTAAGAAACATATGCTTCTTTTTGAG GCTATGCGTAAGGAGTTTTCTCTTGCCAGGAGCCTGTCAATTGCTCAGACCCAATTATTGCGTGCTCATGATGAGATCAAGATGTCTATCTCAAGGATGCAGCTCAAAGAGAATGATGATGAGCCCAGTGCTGTCAATATTGTAACCAGAGAAGAGCTCATACCATACAACGTGCAGTTCACAAGTGACAAATTCTTGGCTCTTTCTTCTTTAGCTCGTATAAGAGGCCAACTCCGGTACTTGAAG GGATTGATGCTGCCCAAGTCAGGCAACACTGTTGCTATAGCGACTTCCTTCCCTGCCACAGGGCAAACCTTTTCCGGCATTAGCAATGAACCATGCCCAGTTTGTCAGGAGAAGATTCTCGACAAGAAAATGGTTTTCCAATGTGGTCATTTCATGTGTTGCAAGT GCTGTCTTTACCTAACAGAACGAGCTGCTGGGAAGCGCCAAAAATGGATTATGTGTCCTACATGTCGCCAATGTACATATCTCGAGAATGTTGCTTTTGTAGTTGAGAAACAGAGTGAAAATGCTGATAAACAAGCTGAGGATTTGGCAGAAAGCGCTGTTTCTGTCCAAGGTTCATACGGAACAAAG ATTGAAGCTGTGACAAGAAGGATTTTGAGGATCACTTCAACTGATGGAGCAGCGAAAATACTTGTTTTTTCTAGTTGGAATGATGTTCTTGATGTATTAGAGCACTCCCTTTGTGCTAACAATATCTCTTATGCCCGGATGAAAGGAGGAAG AAAATCACAGGCAGCACTCTGTCAATTCAAAGGTCAGGCAACCAGTATAAATGGAGACAAAGTGAAGAAGGCAGATTCCAGAATGCAGCCTGTTCAAGTATTGCTAATGCTTATACAGCATGGTGCAAACGGTCTGAATCTACTGGAAGCACAACACGTAATTCTGTTGGAGCCAGTACTAAACCCATCAGCTGAGGCACAAGCTATCAGTAGGATCCATAGAGTTGGGCAAGACAAGAACACATTTATCCACCGTTTTGTT GTGAAGGAAACAATAGAAGATAGCATATACAAAATGAACAGGGGTAGAGCTGTCTGCTCCACTATCAACCGCAAATCAAAAAACTTCAAAGACGAGCTTGCACTGACTCTGAAGGATGTGGAGTCACTGTTTCCTGTGGCGGGTCCTGATCAGCCTCCGGATCAGGAGGATAAGAACCATGGTGATAGCTTGAGGAGTTTGCCCCCGTCTGTTGCTGCGGGGTTAGCTGCTGAAATGAGGGCTATCAATGGAGCAACATGA